A stretch of the Agromyces larvae genome encodes the following:
- a CDS encoding EXPERA domain-containing protein, translating to MTASVSTTTPHDPAAPSAPANLRLRDRPIDIFFVIVFSLFIITSSIADMVPTLGIDFNQPSPNFIVNSNWWYAHDTDPLFQNPPVWMRIVTGLSAFVYLAFYLVLVPALIKGWNWIQLPAVIYATMIASITGIIVFGVEFFGEPEWVTPNPAKFLAFNLPYVLIPILLLIRMRKPMPFTRRF from the coding sequence ATGACCGCCTCCGTGTCGACGACGACCCCGCACGACCCCGCCGCGCCCTCGGCTCCCGCGAATCTGCGCCTGCGCGACCGCCCCATCGACATCTTCTTCGTCATCGTGTTCAGCCTGTTCATCATCACGAGCTCGATCGCCGACATGGTGCCGACGCTGGGCATCGACTTCAACCAGCCGTCGCCGAACTTCATCGTGAACTCGAACTGGTGGTACGCGCACGACACCGACCCGCTGTTCCAGAACCCGCCGGTGTGGATGCGCATCGTCACGGGTCTCAGCGCCTTCGTCTATCTGGCGTTCTACCTCGTGCTCGTGCCGGCGCTGATCAAGGGGTGGAACTGGATCCAGCTGCCCGCCGTCATCTACGCGACGATGATCGCGTCCATCACGGGCATCATCGTGTTCGGCGTCGAGTTCTTCGGCGAGCCCGAGTGGGTGACCCCGAACCCGGCGAAGTTCCTCGCGTTCAACCTGCCGTACGTGCTCATCCCGATCCTGCTGCTGATCCGGATGCGCAAGCCCATGCCGTTCACCCGGAGGTTCTGA
- a CDS encoding AAA family ATPase, with protein MGPDPREDATETAFIETFRRFMDRVVNQPRASVAITTPVGAVVREHLGGTVDDLPVLTENIAQHRLVDADLALDELASLSDGRLIGVTGGNARSHQSFTDLLENPHFGYAPGPVDYITTSTGPTTSRRTVAFGIRLLRFDGVPVAVLQRAASPEHGLETGRLEILAADASAGESFLAEVHRLMLERSVLRGKVLTVGASQFGRGTGTMTFLERPSVAADQVVLDAATLDGIVRHAVGIGEHRTVLRTAGQHLKRGLLLYGPPGTGKTLTVRHLLSRTPETTAVVLTGPAIRYITLAAEVARAMQPSIVVLEDVDLVANDRSITPNGSVLFMILDALDGLDGDADVTFVLTTNRVEVLERALADRPGRIDHAAEIPLPDAAARRRLLDLYAGTLPFSREALDAAAERTDGTTGSFAKELTRRAVLRAAEAGRPVGDADLESALDELLSNREALTKRLLVGGRVEPETNGPSGAVAYGGGSFGFVAG; from the coding sequence ATGGGACCGGACCCGCGCGAAGATGCCACCGAAACCGCGTTCATCGAGACCTTCCGACGCTTCATGGACCGGGTGGTGAACCAGCCTCGGGCGTCCGTGGCGATCACAACTCCGGTCGGGGCGGTGGTGCGCGAGCACCTCGGCGGAACCGTCGACGACCTGCCCGTGCTGACTGAGAACATCGCGCAGCACCGGCTCGTCGATGCCGACCTGGCGCTCGACGAACTCGCCTCGCTCAGCGACGGCCGCCTGATCGGCGTCACCGGCGGCAACGCGCGCAGCCATCAGTCGTTCACCGACCTGCTCGAGAATCCGCATTTCGGCTATGCGCCCGGGCCGGTCGACTACATCACGACGTCCACCGGGCCGACGACGAGCCGGCGCACCGTCGCGTTCGGCATCCGGTTGCTGCGGTTCGACGGTGTTCCGGTGGCGGTGCTGCAGCGGGCCGCCTCCCCCGAGCACGGCCTGGAGACGGGCAGGCTCGAGATCCTCGCCGCCGACGCGTCCGCGGGTGAGTCGTTCCTCGCCGAGGTGCACCGGCTCATGCTCGAACGGAGCGTCCTGCGCGGGAAGGTCCTCACCGTCGGTGCCAGCCAGTTCGGTCGCGGCACCGGAACGATGACCTTCCTCGAACGGCCGTCGGTCGCCGCCGACCAGGTGGTCCTGGATGCAGCGACACTCGACGGCATCGTGCGCCACGCCGTCGGCATCGGCGAGCACCGCACGGTGCTGCGCACCGCCGGTCAGCATCTCAAGCGAGGGCTGCTGCTCTACGGGCCGCCCGGCACGGGCAAGACGCTGACCGTGCGGCACCTGCTCTCGCGCACGCCCGAGACAACGGCGGTCGTGCTCACCGGGCCCGCGATCAGGTACATCACCCTTGCCGCCGAGGTCGCTCGCGCGATGCAGCCGTCGATCGTCGTGCTCGAAGACGTCGACCTGGTCGCGAACGATCGGTCGATCACTCCGAACGGCTCGGTGCTGTTCATGATCCTCGATGCGCTGGACGGCCTGGACGGCGACGCGGATGTCACGTTCGTGCTGACGACCAACCGGGTCGAGGTGCTCGAGCGTGCGCTCGCCGACCGCCCGGGGCGCATCGATCACGCTGCCGAGATTCCGCTGCCCGACGCGGCGGCGCGCCGACGCCTGCTCGACCTGTACGCAGGCACGCTGCCCTTCTCGCGCGAGGCCCTCGACGCGGCGGCCGAGCGAACCGACGGCACCACGGGGTCGTTCGCGAAGGAGCTCACCCGCCGGGCCGTGCTGCGCGCGGCGGAAGCCGGCCGCCCGGTGGGCGATGCCGACCTCGAATCGGCCCTCGACGAGCTCCTGTCGAACCGCGAAGCGCTGACGAAGCGGCTGCTCGTGGGCGGTCGGGTCGAGCCCGAGACGAACGGCCCCTCGGGCGCGGTGGCGTACGGAGGGGGCTCGTTCGGGTTCGTCGCAGGCTGA
- a CDS encoding phage holin family protein — protein MVRVLIRLAVFLGLAAVALLLAALLVPGMHLHWAGFLLAIVVFAIVQAFVAWLVESIFRRGAPAVAGVAGLISTAVALWLATLIGDGLTFDGIAAWVLAAVVVWLVTGLIGWLAGKYLLPRVAPSKAKE, from the coding sequence ATGGTCCGGGTGCTGATTCGTCTCGCCGTCTTCCTGGGGCTGGCCGCGGTCGCCCTGCTCCTCGCCGCCCTCCTCGTGCCCGGCATGCATCTGCACTGGGCCGGCTTCCTCCTCGCGATCGTGGTGTTCGCGATCGTGCAGGCGTTCGTCGCTTGGTTGGTCGAGTCGATCTTCCGCCGGGGCGCGCCGGCCGTCGCGGGCGTCGCGGGGCTCATCTCGACTGCGGTCGCGCTCTGGCTCGCGACGCTGATCGGCGACGGGCTCACCTTCGACGGCATCGCGGCGTGGGTGCTCGCGGCCGTCGTCGTGTGGTTGGTCACGGGCCTGATCGGATGGCTCGCCGGCAAGTACCTGCTGCCGCGGGTCGCACCGTCGAAGGCGAAGGAGTAG
- a CDS encoding sensor histidine kinase, whose protein sequence is MTARPATAAPAEPAAPAEPAAQARAADDADWLRPRPTRHQVRNDALLALVLFAATFLSTLLYRTAGFWEDPAPLWLATLWCAGMALPLAARRVVPEIVAIVLTAVFFAGAVAQLAEPLFANIDLFIAIYTVGAWSRHRRWALASRVLIVVSMLVWLFWGLIIASNVPDHLPELSREADGGIVSPYVAFALINIVTNLLYFGGAWYFGDTAFRSARSRAALEQRTAELAAERERSRAQAVELERLRIARELHDVVAHHVSVIGVQAGAARRVLERDPDAASASLTAIESSAREAIAELHGLLGTLRQGGSDASGAGGADPSTATGPTEAVARGFADLAALAAATTDAGVPTTYRVVGDPRETTGLIGLTAYRIAQESLTNVRKHAGAAATAELRVRWSEASVEVEVTDTGLGRSAAPGGPAGAGAASAAGGLGQAGMRERIAAVGGALEAGPRPRGGGYLVRATLPLRRTDAPQGVVS, encoded by the coding sequence GTGACCGCCCGCCCCGCCACTGCCGCACCCGCCGAACCGGCCGCACCCGCCGAACCGGCCGCGCAGGCCCGCGCCGCCGACGACGCCGACTGGCTGCGGCCCCGACCGACGCGCCACCAGGTGCGCAACGACGCGCTGCTCGCGCTGGTGCTGTTCGCGGCGACGTTCCTGAGCACGCTGCTCTACCGCACGGCGGGGTTCTGGGAGGACCCGGCGCCGCTCTGGCTCGCGACGCTCTGGTGCGCGGGCATGGCGCTGCCGCTCGCCGCTCGCCGCGTCGTTCCCGAGATCGTCGCGATCGTGCTCACGGCGGTGTTCTTCGCCGGCGCCGTCGCCCAGCTCGCCGAGCCGCTGTTCGCGAACATCGACCTGTTCATCGCGATCTACACCGTCGGTGCGTGGAGCCGGCACCGCCGGTGGGCGCTCGCGTCGCGCGTGCTCATCGTCGTGAGCATGCTCGTGTGGCTGTTCTGGGGGCTCATCATCGCCTCGAACGTGCCCGATCACCTGCCCGAGCTCTCGCGCGAGGCCGACGGTGGCATTGTGTCGCCGTACGTCGCGTTCGCACTCATCAACATCGTGACGAACCTGCTGTACTTCGGCGGGGCGTGGTACTTCGGCGACACCGCGTTCCGGTCGGCGCGCTCGCGGGCGGCGCTCGAGCAGCGCACCGCCGAGCTCGCCGCCGAGCGCGAGCGCAGTCGGGCGCAGGCGGTCGAGCTCGAGCGGCTGCGCATCGCCCGCGAACTGCACGACGTCGTCGCGCACCACGTGTCCGTGATCGGGGTGCAGGCAGGCGCCGCGCGGCGGGTGCTCGAGCGCGACCCCGACGCGGCATCCGCGTCGCTGACCGCGATCGAGTCGAGTGCGCGCGAGGCGATCGCCGAGTTGCACGGACTGCTCGGCACGCTGCGACAGGGCGGATCGGATGCCTCCGGCGCCGGAGGCGCCGACCCGTCGACCGCGACCGGCCCCACCGAGGCCGTGGCGCGCGGCTTCGCCGACCTCGCCGCGCTCGCCGCGGCGACCACCGACGCGGGCGTGCCGACGACGTATCGCGTCGTCGGCGACCCCCGTGAGACGACGGGGCTCATCGGGCTCACGGCATACCGCATCGCGCAGGAGTCGCTGACGAACGTGCGCAAGCACGCCGGCGCCGCCGCGACCGCCGAGCTGCGGGTGCGGTGGAGCGAGGCATCCGTCGAGGTCGAGGTGACCGACACCGGGCTGGGCCGATCCGCGGCGCCCGGCGGGCCCGCGGGCGCCGGCGCCGCGAGCGCGGCCGGCGGGCTCGGGCAGGCCGGCATGCGCGAGCGGATCGCGGCGGTCGGCGGCGCGCTCGAGGCCGGCCCTCGTCCCCGCGGCGGCGGGTACCTCGTGCGGGCGACGCTGCCACTGCGGCGAACGGATGCTCCGCAGGGAGTCGTGTCGTGA
- a CDS encoding UBP-type zinc finger domain-containing protein, with translation MTDATTDDRAIRPEVPPSGDGCGECLELPDGWWFHLRRCAACGHIGCCDSSPGQHASRHAQEAGHPVAQSFEPGEDWMWDYARNEPVESVELAPPTSRPEGQRPPSPRDRVPDDWREQLHRLG, from the coding sequence ATGACGGATGCCACGACCGACGACCGTGCGATCCGCCCCGAGGTGCCGCCGTCGGGCGACGGCTGCGGCGAGTGCCTCGAACTGCCCGACGGCTGGTGGTTCCATCTGCGCCGCTGTGCGGCGTGCGGCCACATCGGATGCTGCGACTCCTCGCCCGGGCAGCATGCCAGCCGGCACGCGCAAGAGGCGGGGCATCCGGTCGCCCAGTCCTTCGAACCCGGCGAGGACTGGATGTGGGACTACGCGCGCAACGAGCCCGTCGAGTCCGTCGAGCTCGCCCCGCCGACCAGCCGCCCCGAGGGGCAGCGCCCGCCGTCGCCCCGCGACCGCGTGCCCGACGACTGGCGAGAGCAACTGCACCGACTCGGGTGA
- a CDS encoding glyoxalase, with translation MDTITKITSIDSVTLEATDPVAAERFYAEAFGLGERIRVVATDAPTSGFRGYTLSLTVSQPGDVRLLVDRAVAAGATVVKPVAKNLWGVGATVQAPDGAIWKVATTTKKDSAPATGAIDSIVLLLGADDVPASKRFYVEHGLVLGKSFGSYAEFDVPGSPIKLGLYKRRALAKDAGVDEAGTGSHRIRIGSPEGATFTDPDGFVWGQSA, from the coding sequence ATGGATACCATCACGAAGATCACCAGCATCGATTCCGTCACCCTCGAAGCGACCGACCCGGTCGCCGCCGAGCGGTTCTACGCCGAGGCCTTCGGGCTCGGCGAGCGAATCCGCGTCGTCGCGACGGATGCTCCGACGAGCGGGTTCCGCGGTTACACGCTCTCGCTCACCGTCTCGCAGCCGGGCGACGTGCGCCTGCTCGTCGACCGCGCCGTCGCCGCCGGCGCGACCGTCGTGAAGCCCGTCGCGAAGAACCTCTGGGGGGTCGGCGCGACCGTGCAGGCACCCGACGGCGCGATCTGGAAGGTCGCGACCACGACCAAGAAGGACTCGGCACCCGCGACGGGCGCGATCGACTCGATCGTGCTGCTGCTCGGCGCCGACGACGTGCCCGCGAGCAAGCGCTTCTACGTCGAGCACGGGCTGGTGCTGGGCAAGAGCTTCGGTTCGTACGCCGAGTTCGACGTGCCCGGCAGCCCGATCAAGCTCGGCCTCTACAAGCGCCGGGCGCTCGCGAAGGACGCCGGCGTCGACGAGGCCGGCACCGGGTCGCATCGCATCCGCATCGGGTCCCCCGAGGGCGCGACGTTCACCGACCCCGACGGGTTCGTGTGGGGGCAGTCTGCCTGA
- a CDS encoding PPOX class F420-dependent oxidoreductase produces the protein MTVIPDDLIDLVERPLFGALGTIKPNDTVQVNPMWFEYDPADDVIRFTHTTYRAKYRNLQHNPAMSLLVIDPDDPMRFLEVRGKLVDVTPDPTGAFYVRLGTRYGDPATKPPADIADRVVLTMSVERFQRK, from the coding sequence ATGACCGTGATCCCCGACGACCTCATCGACCTGGTCGAACGCCCGCTGTTCGGCGCGCTCGGCACGATCAAGCCGAACGACACCGTGCAGGTCAACCCGATGTGGTTCGAGTACGACCCGGCCGACGACGTCATCCGGTTCACGCATACGACGTACCGGGCGAAGTACCGCAACCTGCAGCACAACCCGGCGATGAGCCTGCTCGTGATCGATCCCGACGACCCGATGCGGTTCCTCGAGGTGCGCGGCAAGCTCGTCGATGTCACGCCCGACCCGACCGGCGCGTTCTACGTGCGGCTCGGCACGCGCTACGGCGACCCGGCCACGAAGCCGCCGGCCGACATCGCCGACCGGGTCGTGCTCACCATGTCGGTCGAGCGGTTCCAGCGGAAGTAG